A section of the Diabrotica virgifera virgifera chromosome 8, PGI_DIABVI_V3a genome encodes:
- the LOC126889392 gene encoding THUMP domain-containing protein 1 homolog translates to MSKVQKAKYKPFNRKQGRSSLDINLKGFLCSCNSREKECIYEAYNLLNKYADILYPAQPEPEETPEDNTNNSEPSIEDELQKEISALKSKKKRFQQVESGAKNFLFIKTTLENPVELVHKIVSDIKINNTAQTRFLIRLIPIEVTCKAYVKDICTAFEPLAEKYFKESPTTFSIVYNHRNNSNVNKDELLKAVAEIVSNANPSNKVDLKNANVSIIIEVVRSMALIGVVPEFFKYKKYNLLAICDTEQVVDQQKDEPTDEQNE, encoded by the coding sequence ATGAGTAAAGTTCAAAAAGCAAAATACAAACCTTTCAACAGAAAACAAGGAAGATCCAGTTTGGATATTAATTTAAAAGGATTTTTATGTAGTTGTAACAGCAGAGAAAAGGAGTGCATATATGAAGCTTACAATTTATTAAATAAGTATGCGGATATACTATACCCGGCACAACCAGAACCAGAAGAGACGCCTGAAGACAATACCAATAACTCTGAACCATCAATAGAAGATGAACTGCAAAAGGAAATATCTGCACTAAAGTCAAAGAAAAAGAGGTTTCAACAGGTGGAATCTGGTGccaaaaattttcttttcattAAAACCACCTTAGAGAACCCTGTAGAATTAGTACATAAAATTGTATCAGATATCAAAATTAATAATACTGCTCAGACAAGATTTTTGATAAGACTAATTCCAATTGAGGTAACCTGTAAAGCCTATGTTAAAGATATATGTACAGCATTTGAACCTCTTGCCGAAAAATATTTTAAGGAGAGTCCCACCACATTTTCAATTGTCTATAATCACAGAAATAACAGTAATGTTAATAAAGATGAATTACTGAAAGCAGTAGCCGAAATAGTATCAAATGCTAATCCCAGCAATAAAGTTGATTTAAAAAATGCCAACGTATCTATAATAATTGAAGTTGTTAGGAGCATGGCATTAATTGGGGTAGTTCCTGAGTTTTTTAAGTATAAGAAATACAATTTATTGGCAATTTGTGACACAGAACAAGTTGTAGATCAGCAGAAGGATGAACCAACTGATGAGCAAAATGAATAA